Proteins found in one Armatimonadota bacterium genomic segment:
- a CDS encoding membrane protein: MPEWLETWRSPIAQDALRVGIILAIVGGYLGVYVVLKRIVFVGAALAQVSAAGVALAFLVGWNPLLSATLFALVGSVFFAQSWGERRISRESLIGAVFLTFSALTVLLASKGAHGMEEVQHLLAGDILAVSPEEVARIWALGVVVLAVFILLRKEFLLVAFDAETAQALGYRTRLWEFAFYLLLGGFIGVVIHLVGLVLIFGYLVLPALGGLMLARRMTQVVGVAVANALIATVAGLLVSILFDLPTTATMLVFMSALAGVESVVGAVRSR, encoded by the coding sequence ATGCCTGAGTGGTTGGAGACATGGCGTTCTCCCATCGCGCAAGATGCCCTGCGCGTGGGGATTATCCTGGCGATAGTGGGCGGCTATCTGGGCGTGTATGTGGTGCTCAAGCGCATTGTGTTTGTGGGCGCGGCGCTGGCGCAGGTGAGTGCAGCGGGTGTCGCACTAGCGTTTCTGGTCGGCTGGAACCCTCTGCTCAGTGCCACGCTGTTCGCGCTGGTGGGTTCTGTCTTCTTTGCCCAGTCCTGGGGTGAACGACGTATCTCGCGGGAGTCACTCATCGGCGCGGTGTTCCTGACCTTCTCCGCGCTGACCGTGCTGCTGGCATCCAAGGGCGCACATGGCATGGAGGAGGTACAGCACTTGCTCGCGGGGGACATTCTCGCCGTCTCTCCTGAAGAGGTGGCGCGTATCTGGGCACTGGGTGTTGTGGTTCTGGCGGTTTTCATCCTGTTACGCAAAGAGTTCCTGCTGGTGGCGTTCGACGCGGAAACGGCGCAGGCGCTAGGCTACCGCACACGTCTCTGGGAGTTTGCCTTCTATCTCTTGCTGGGCGGGTTTATCGGCGTGGTGATACATCTCGTCGGTCTGGTGCTGATTTTCGGGTATCTGGTGCTGCCTGCGCTGGGCGGGTTGATGCTGGCGCGGCGGATGACGCAGGTGGTCGGTGTCGCCGTAGCGAACGCGCTCATCGCCACCGTTGCCGGTCTGCTGGTCTCTATCCTTTTTGATCTTCCCACCACCGCCACGATGCTGGTTTTCATGAGTGCCCTCGCTGGGGTAGAATCGGTGGTAGGTGCTGTGCGGAGTCGCTAA